In Alteromonas sp. RKMC-009, the genomic stretch GATGACGTGGTAATGGCCAGATCTGCGGTGGTAATGAGCGCATTGTTCTCATGCACGGCATTCAGACTCGATGCAATAGAACCGGGAGAGTCAAAGAAATACACATTACGGTTGATATTCATCTGGCTGGCCGTTCCGCCTTCCCTCACATCGTTGCCATCGGCCAGCGTGGACCAGTAGCTGTGAGATGAATCTGAGAAGAATCCTGTTACAGAGTCCACCGCTCCTGCGCCATTTTTATCCAGAATCGTGTCACCGCTAATTTTGTATTTTTTCACGTTACCGGGCCAGATAGTGCCCTCTGATGGCTTAAATAAAGCAAAATACAGCTCGTCTTTGTGGGTCAGACGGTTCATCTGGTTAACGGCCACCCCCGGTGACACAAAGGTAGCATTTACATCTTTTACTGAACGCAGGATAGTCTGGAAAGCCGTAAGCAAATCATCACTGTTATCCACCTGATAGAAACCACCGCCGCTTTGCAGCGCTATCTGGTTAAGGAAATTGTTCGCATTGCTGTTGGCAGCAAAACCAATAGTGTGGGTGATAACACGACGGTCTATCACAGACGTTTCGGTTTTACTGATGTTCTTGACCAGGTCCAGACCGCACTTTTCACCACCGGAACCAGTACAGGACTTGCCCAGCATTGACTGAATTTTACTGACACTATGGTTGCTGTTCGCTTCACCATCAGACAGCAACACGATGTGGTTATTGGTCTGACATTGCAAATCTGTGACCGGAGAAATATAGGTAGCGCCGGATGGAATGTATTCATTAATACAATCCGCATCACTCAGGTTGTCGTCACTGCAACCGTAAGGACGGACCGGATCTGAGCCGCTGTAAGAATTACGGTGGCTAACGCGGGTACTCTTACGCACATCACCTGACACATTGTTGTTACCCCGGGTCAGGCCATAGTCTACAGACAAGCCGCCATAGTAGCGGGTTGCCTCATACAGGGTATCCACAATGGGGGTATAACCACTGGCTTTTAGTTCGTCCACTTTGCCGATCAGGTGTTCACGTACGGTGGAAGAAACGCCCGGCGTTGCATTGCCGTTAAACTGAATGTAAAGCTGTGGAGCACGTGACGCACTGCCATTCACCGAATAAGCTCCACGGTCTCCGTAGAAATCACTTAATATCAGCATTAAATCATTACCGGCGCTCCAGCCACCACGATTAACCACTTCCTGAACCACGCTGGAAATATCCGGAGAGACATGCTGCCATTTACGATAAAAAGTTGGCATGTTCCAGGTAATGCCACTGGTCTTCGACTTATTTCTGAGCAGATAGCGGCTATAGTTCTTAAAATCCTCAGCATCATTTTCTGCCGATGCCGAAATTTTCATGGACGCACTGCCGCCGTGATAGTCATAACCGGTAAAGACCAGATACGCCTTATTGATGGTAGCGTCCTTTGGCACATTGATATTAGTAAAACGCATTCCGATGTAGGAGTTATAGTTTGAATTCATGGTCAGCTCAGTACCGGTGGACTGATAGCCGTTGTTCTTTTCCTCTGCGTTATCCCTCGTGGAAGACACCTGAAACAGACTTTCACCTGAAATACAGCCTGTGGCAGTGGATTCATCATAGGTGACCACCAGTTGCGGAGACCCAGTGGTGCCGTAATCTGCTGATCTGGCTTTGCGCTCACTGCTGCTGTCAGTACTGCTACCTTCAAGAATAAGACTCAGGTTCTGACCACCACACCAGCCTGCCTGGTCAACGATTTCCTGTATAACCGGTGAAAAATCCGGTGTTGAGATGACGTCATCAGTGACGGGAAACTCATTATCAGTGGTCCAGTCAACCTGACTTGCGGTTGTGGCTCTTGATGAGATGTCAGATGATGCTGTGGAAAACGGCTGACTGTCGGCCGCCAGTTCACCGCGAATAGTGATCTGAGAGGCCGCTGAGTTTAACTGTGAGGACGTCAGACGCATATAAGCGCCGGTAATCGTGGCGCCCTGAGGAATATTTAAACCGGTAAAACGCAAACCGCTTGTTACCGTCGCCGTACCGTAGGTGAAATAAACCGCATTGGTGTTCACATACACCGAACCGTTTATCTCGGAAGCATCGTCAGTACTGCCGCCGGTTGACGTGATCAGCTCAGGATTAATGGCTTCATCAATTCCCTGTAACGGAAAGAGTACCGGACCGCCATAATCAGAGAAACGCATCAGGCCGGCATTAATATTGGTTGCCTGGTCCAGCGCCGCTTTCAGCGCATTTTGTACTCTGAGCATCCTTGTCTGACTGGTGTTGTCATAAGCCGCCATACTGCCCGATGTATCCATAATGAACAGTACATTCGGCAAATAGGTTTTCGATGAGTCTGCTGTCCCCAGATAAATATCCAGATCGTCACCCCATGCCGCGAAGCCGATACACGACCACATAAGAAATGAAATAAACCAGCGTGATACTTTTTTCATTTTCATAATTCCTACTGCGAAGCGGGCGCGATAACAGCGGCAGTCACGGTATTTGCCACCACTGTTGAACGCTCGGCTACCTTGCCACACCCTCTGACAACAAACACGTGACAGTTAACGTTACTGCCACCAATCACATTACTTGAGCCTCTGCAGGCCTGCTCACGTACGAAAGCGGTTTTCGACCAGCTTTCAGTACGCATATCATTCTGATAATTACCGCTTCCGTTATGTTCCGAGCCGGTATTCAGTACCGAGGTGGTTACACGGCGGTCAGTCCAGTTCTGATCAGAACAACTCAACGTATCGGAATCCGGATCAAACTGAGTTCCCTGACGAGCTTCTGACAGGGGATCGGTTTTACTGGAATCGGTCAGTAATATTTCGTCTTCTGCTTCAAAAAACACTCCGGCCAGTGCCGCTTCCGCAGCATCGAA encodes the following:
- a CDS encoding PilC/PilY family type IV pilus protein, with the protein product MKKVSRWFISFLMWSCIGFAAWGDDLDIYLGTADSSKTYLPNVLFIMDTSGSMAAYDNTSQTRMLRVQNALKAALDQATNINAGLMRFSDYGGPVLFPLQGIDEAINPELITSTGGSTDDASEINGSVYVNTNAVYFTYGTATVTSGLRFTGLNIPQGATITGAYMRLTSSQLNSAASQITIRGELAADSQPFSTASSDISSRATTASQVDWTTDNEFPVTDDVISTPDFSPVIQEIVDQAGWCGGQNLSLILEGSSTDSSSERKARSADYGTTGSPQLVVTYDESTATGCISGESLFQVSSTRDNAEEKNNGYQSTGTELTMNSNYNSYIGMRFTNINVPKDATINKAYLVFTGYDYHGGSASMKISASAENDAEDFKNYSRYLLRNKSKTSGITWNMPTFYRKWQHVSPDISSVVQEVVNRGGWSAGNDLMLILSDFYGDRGAYSVNGSASRAPQLYIQFNGNATPGVSSTVREHLIGKVDELKASGYTPIVDTLYEATRYYGGLSVDYGLTRGNNNVSGDVRKSTRVSHRNSYSGSDPVRPYGCSDDNLSDADCINEYIPSGATYISPVTDLQCQTNNHIVLLSDGEANSNHSVSKIQSMLGKSCTGSGGEKCGLDLVKNISKTETSVIDRRVITHTIGFAANSNANNFLNQIALQSGGGFYQVDNSDDLLTAFQTILRSVKDVNATFVSPGVAVNQMNRLTHKDELYFALFKPSEGTIWPGNVKKYKISGDTILDKNGAGAVDSVTGFFSDSSHSYWSTLADGNDVREGGTASQMNINRNVYFFDSPGSIASSLNAVHENNALITTADLAITTSSNPVTLRSELLKWSRGVDVKDSDGDGDSSDVRLQMGDPIHSQPVIVNYGTNDSAIFVATNQGFLHSFDAATGKENFAIIPKELMANLHDFYQNASSYTHIYGLDGDMVLRTVGSKTYLYLGMRRGGSNYYVFDVTSKTSPKLVFAIRGGTTGLEKMGQTWSRPTITKVKMGSTEKNVMIVGGGYADGHDTKLTRDPDGIGNAVYMFDADTGALLWHASNSDANLNIAEMQYSIPSRISVIDRDNDGYADHMYVSDMGGQLFRMDIYNGKTGSDFVKGARIADLGGATNTDNRRFYYGADVSEIALGDELFYGVAIGSGWRASPLDVDVDDRFYFIKDKGVFEHDSNGEYVFNTGVTESTLYDATNSLLSSSDANTQSVAATQLAGKDGWFIKLTTGGEKVLSSPLIIDYKIFFTTYVPAASSESDCAPPTGNSRAYLVDMLTGNAVDDLNNDGDIDEKDRYAELKQTGIAPETKILIEEIVEPVVCLGTECVSAVISVDQDGNEEQCTSAFACLAQNIFGRFERVQQNSWTTEKERQ
- a CDS encoding PilX N-terminal domain-containing pilus assembly protein, producing the protein MQGLKPQQGMVLILALLILLSLTILGVSAVSSSLGQSKMAVSMQRSGQAFDAAEAALAGVFFEAEDEILLTDSSKTDPLSEARQGTQFDPDSDTLSCSDQNWTDRRVTTSVLNTGSEHNGSGNYQNDMRTESWSKTAFVREQACRGSSNVIGGSNVNCHVFVVRGCGKVAERSTVVANTVTAAVIAPASQ